The following coding sequences lie in one Kribbella sp. NBC_00709 genomic window:
- a CDS encoding MarR family winged helix-turn-helix transcriptional regulator translates to MPEVVAQQVKSDVGLASALRSSTLRLSRQIRRQREPGHDLTANQLSVLGALSKHESMTIGELASHEQVKPPSMTRIVTNMEEAGLVARRPHPTDKRQIVVELTSHADELILANRRRRDEWLQTKLKQLTPEERDILRKAAPVLERLAAQ, encoded by the coding sequence ATGCCCGAAGTCGTAGCGCAGCAGGTGAAGAGTGACGTCGGGCTGGCGAGTGCCCTGCGGTCGTCGACGCTCAGGTTGTCCCGGCAGATCCGGCGCCAGCGTGAGCCCGGTCACGATCTCACCGCGAACCAGCTCAGCGTGCTCGGCGCGCTGTCCAAGCACGAGTCGATGACGATCGGCGAGCTGGCTTCCCACGAGCAGGTGAAGCCGCCGTCGATGACGCGGATCGTGACGAACATGGAGGAGGCCGGCCTGGTGGCCCGCCGCCCGCACCCGACCGACAAGCGCCAGATCGTCGTCGAGCTGACCAGCCACGCCGACGAGCTGATCCTGGCGAACCGCCGGCGCCGCGACGAGTGGCTGCAGACCAAGCTGAAGCAATTGACCCCCGAGGAGCGCGACATCCTGCGCAAGGCAGCACCTGTTCTCGAACGCCTGGCGGCCCAGTGA
- a CDS encoding NCS2 family permease: MSSPQASTARSGTGFLDSFFKISERGSTLGRELRGGLVTFFTMAYIVVLNPLIIGTVKDGAGQFVGGGTDPAAAIAKIAVATALVAGVVTILMGVVANFPLALATGLGLNAFIAFSVATKMTWADAMGLVVLEGLIILVLVLTGFRKAVFEAVPLQLKIAISVGIGLFIAFIGVIDAGFVRRPAAPTGPPVELGVGGTLRGWPVLVFVIGLIVIVTLYARKVKGAILIGILVATVLSIVIEAIGNIGARTADNPGGWGLSVPKLPDQWFTKPNLDTIGEFSLFGSFEKIGVVSALLLIFTLMLADFFDTMGTMTAIGAEAGLLDKDGIPPNSQRILIVDSVAAAAGGAASVSSNTSYIESASGVGEGARTGLASVVTGICFLISMVVAPLVTLVPYEAATPALILVGFLMMTQVKGIDFDDIEVAFPAFLTIILMPFTYSISAGIGAGFVMYVILKSVRGKARQVHPLMWVVAALFVVYFAIGPLTDWLT; encoded by the coding sequence ATGAGCTCGCCCCAGGCCTCGACGGCCCGCTCCGGTACCGGTTTTCTCGACTCCTTCTTCAAGATCAGCGAACGCGGGTCCACGCTCGGACGGGAGCTCCGCGGCGGGCTGGTCACGTTCTTCACGATGGCCTACATCGTCGTGCTGAACCCGCTGATCATCGGCACCGTCAAGGACGGCGCCGGCCAGTTCGTCGGCGGCGGCACCGACCCGGCGGCGGCGATCGCGAAGATCGCGGTCGCGACCGCGCTGGTCGCCGGCGTGGTGACGATCCTGATGGGCGTGGTCGCGAACTTCCCGCTCGCGCTGGCCACCGGGCTCGGCCTGAACGCGTTCATCGCGTTCTCGGTCGCGACCAAGATGACCTGGGCGGACGCGATGGGCCTGGTCGTCCTCGAGGGCCTGATCATCCTGGTCCTGGTGCTGACCGGGTTCCGCAAGGCGGTGTTCGAGGCGGTGCCGCTGCAGCTGAAGATCGCGATCAGTGTCGGCATCGGCCTGTTCATCGCGTTCATCGGCGTGATCGACGCCGGGTTCGTACGCCGTCCCGCCGCGCCGACCGGCCCGCCGGTGGAACTGGGCGTCGGCGGCACGCTCCGCGGCTGGCCGGTGCTGGTGTTCGTGATCGGCCTGATCGTGATCGTCACGCTGTACGCGCGGAAGGTGAAGGGTGCGATCCTGATCGGCATCCTGGTCGCGACCGTGCTGTCGATCGTGATCGAGGCCATCGGCAACATCGGCGCCCGGACCGCGGACAACCCCGGCGGCTGGGGGCTGAGCGTGCCGAAGCTGCCGGACCAGTGGTTCACGAAACCGAACCTGGACACGATCGGCGAGTTCAGCCTGTTCGGCTCGTTCGAGAAGATCGGCGTGGTGTCGGCGCTGCTGCTGATCTTCACGCTGATGCTGGCCGACTTCTTCGACACGATGGGCACGATGACCGCGATCGGCGCCGAGGCCGGCCTGCTCGACAAGGACGGCATCCCGCCGAACTCGCAGCGCATCCTGATCGTCGACAGCGTCGCGGCCGCGGCCGGTGGCGCCGCATCGGTGTCCAGCAACACGTCGTACATCGAGTCGGCGTCGGGTGTCGGTGAGGGCGCGCGGACCGGCCTGGCGAGCGTGGTCACCGGGATCTGCTTCCTGATCTCGATGGTGGTCGCGCCGCTGGTCACCCTGGTCCCGTACGAGGCGGCGACGCCGGCGCTGATCCTGGTCGGCTTCCTGATGATGACGCAGGTGAAGGGGATCGACTTCGATGACATCGAGGTCGCGTTCCCGGCGTTCCTGACGATCATCCTGATGCCGTTCACGTACTCGATCTCGGCCGGCATCGGCGCCGGCTTCGTCATGTACGTGATCCTCAAGTCGGTCCGCGGCAAGGCCCGCCAGGTCCACCCGCTGATGTGGGTCGTCGCAGCCCTCTTCGTCGTCTACTTCGCCATCGGCCCCCTCACCGACTGGCTCACCTGA
- a CDS encoding DUF4429 domain-containing protein produces the protein MGSGELTSTNGTVVWDGIGVLRLRYDGTRAGPDALTSSLRTRLGERVLPVEALQAVEVGPSGLKLVLRDGADPLQSVSGGHVVMDPYDFPEVDPALAEEIAGDIRRTLVRRDVPATAATRWLLAPPAAPDRLEGRDVTLSVANGRLTFAYKRSARRKKKALGNLWSVPLSDIVDVEWTPAQRRARGFLRVTTSGTPVERPKPKHDPAAMLTEPGGDVDALFFAARVLTRIRP, from the coding sequence GTGGGAAGTGGTGAGCTGACGAGCACGAACGGCACGGTCGTCTGGGACGGCATCGGGGTCCTCCGGCTCCGGTACGACGGAACGCGGGCCGGGCCGGACGCGCTGACCAGCTCGCTGCGGACCCGGTTGGGCGAACGGGTCCTGCCGGTCGAGGCCCTGCAGGCGGTCGAGGTCGGCCCGTCGGGACTGAAGCTCGTCCTCCGCGACGGCGCCGACCCGCTGCAGTCGGTCAGCGGCGGTCACGTCGTGATGGACCCGTACGACTTCCCGGAGGTCGATCCCGCGCTCGCGGAGGAGATCGCCGGCGACATCCGCCGTACCCTCGTGCGCCGCGACGTACCGGCGACGGCGGCCACCCGTTGGCTGCTCGCACCGCCGGCCGCGCCGGACCGGCTCGAGGGCCGGGACGTGACGCTGTCGGTGGCGAACGGGCGACTCACCTTCGCCTACAAGCGATCCGCGCGCCGGAAGAAGAAGGCCCTCGGCAACCTCTGGTCGGTGCCGCTGAGCGACATCGTCGACGTCGAGTGGACGCCGGCCCAGCGACGCGCCCGCGGCTTCCTCCGGGTCACCACCTCCGGCACCCCGGTCGAGCGCCCGAAGCCGAAGCACGACCCGGCCGCAATGCTCACCGAGCCGGGCGGGGACGTCGACGCCCTGTTCTTCGCCGCCCGGGTGCTGACCCGGATCCGGCCGTAG
- the thpR gene encoding RNA 2',3'-cyclic phosphodiesterase yields the protein MRLFVAVVPPIEVVEDLSAFVEPRREHPDEDIRWATEQHWHITLAFLGEVPDWKTEELEERLEAIAGRQKPFEVQVIGAGAFPGVPEARVLYARIGDDTESLKHLSQTTRAAASRAGITVEGRKFTPHLTLGRLRRPIDVTRWVRIFDTYEGPVWTAGSLRLIESRLGEGPGQSAAYDTVGEWDFLG from the coding sequence ATGCGATTGTTCGTGGCCGTAGTGCCACCCATCGAAGTAGTGGAGGATCTGAGCGCGTTCGTCGAGCCGCGGCGGGAGCATCCGGACGAAGACATCCGGTGGGCGACCGAGCAGCACTGGCACATCACGCTGGCGTTCCTCGGCGAGGTGCCGGACTGGAAGACCGAGGAACTCGAGGAGCGGCTCGAGGCGATCGCCGGGCGGCAGAAGCCGTTCGAGGTGCAGGTGATCGGAGCGGGCGCGTTCCCCGGCGTCCCGGAAGCGCGGGTGCTGTATGCCCGGATCGGCGACGACACCGAGTCGCTCAAACACCTGTCGCAGACCACGCGTGCGGCGGCCAGCCGGGCCGGCATCACCGTCGAGGGGCGCAAGTTCACGCCCCACCTGACGCTGGGGCGACTGCGCCGGCCGATCGACGTCACCCGATGGGTGCGGATCTTCGACACCTACGAAGGACCGGTCTGGACCGCCGGCAGCCTGCGGCTGATCGAATCCCGGCTCGGTGAGGGCCCGGGGCAAAGTGCGGCGTACGACACAGTAGGCGAATGGGATTTCTTAGGTTAA
- a CDS encoding LLM class flavin-dependent oxidoreductase, giving the protein MVAGGAFGFVLASGPRRTLLPLSVFAAIESPVGGTGLAVTLMATGLLTTSGYLLIRRATPIERRTEAPDAFPLRVMSRQTAAMDEVKLPSPCVVVLVGPGASGKSTWAAERFGSELIVSSDRLRALVGAGEDDIAASADAFALLEEVVRQRIGRQLTTVIDTLGLDSERRLRWLGLARAAGMPCVAVGFDTPADECRRRNRERDSKRIPADVLTSQLRSWTGVKKEMPNEGYDQVLQPTAVRVVPEAFVEAGAAAVRQVEKPTGLRFGLQLSSYTHAGGRAGMAEWIREVASRAEAVGFDSIYVMDHFRQIPQVGRAWDDFLESWTTLGYLAACTTRLRLGTLVSGITYRNVAHLGKIAATLDVLSGGRAVCGVGLAWFEAEHKAYGWPFPPVSERYALLEDALQLLPVLWGPGNKPFHGKVLDVPDTTCYPRPLQEHLPVLVGGSGPRTLRLAGRYADAVNVFGDVAAVRKAAGYLGDRPVELTHLSTTLVGKDSRDVDQLIQKLRPRTVNPARYAALVNAGTVDDQIGRFRELSEAGVAEVMISLPDLETLDAVADVISAFRV; this is encoded by the coding sequence TTGGTTGCCGGAGGCGCCTTTGGCTTCGTCCTCGCGTCCGGCCCCCGCCGTACTCTCCTTCCGCTGTCGGTGTTCGCGGCGATCGAGTCGCCGGTCGGAGGGACCGGACTGGCAGTCACCTTGATGGCGACCGGCCTGCTGACCACGTCCGGTTATCTCCTGATCCGGCGCGCGACGCCGATCGAGCGCCGTACCGAGGCACCGGATGCCTTCCCTCTTCGAGTGATGTCGCGTCAGACTGCGGCAATGGACGAAGTGAAGTTGCCGTCTCCGTGTGTGGTGGTGCTGGTCGGGCCGGGTGCGTCGGGGAAGTCGACGTGGGCGGCGGAACGGTTCGGGTCCGAGCTGATCGTTTCGAGTGATCGGCTCCGGGCTCTGGTCGGCGCGGGCGAGGACGACATCGCGGCCAGCGCGGACGCGTTCGCGTTGCTGGAAGAGGTGGTGCGGCAACGAATCGGGCGGCAACTGACCACTGTGATCGACACCCTGGGGCTGGACAGCGAGCGGCGGCTGCGCTGGCTCGGGTTGGCGCGAGCTGCCGGAATGCCTTGTGTGGCAGTGGGATTCGATACACCGGCCGACGAGTGCCGGCGGCGGAACCGGGAGCGGGACTCGAAGCGGATCCCGGCCGATGTGCTGACGTCGCAGCTGCGGTCATGGACGGGTGTGAAGAAGGAGATGCCGAACGAAGGCTACGACCAGGTACTCCAACCGACAGCTGTGCGGGTGGTTCCTGAGGCGTTTGTCGAAGCCGGCGCTGCGGCGGTGCGGCAGGTGGAGAAGCCGACCGGTCTGCGGTTCGGGTTGCAGTTGAGCAGCTACACGCATGCTGGGGGGCGTGCCGGGATGGCGGAGTGGATCCGGGAGGTGGCTTCCCGGGCCGAGGCTGTCGGGTTCGACTCGATCTATGTGATGGATCATTTCCGGCAGATTCCGCAGGTGGGGCGGGCGTGGGACGACTTCCTGGAGAGCTGGACGACGCTCGGTTACCTGGCTGCCTGTACGACGCGCCTGAGGCTGGGCACGCTGGTCTCGGGGATCACGTACCGTAACGTCGCGCACCTCGGCAAGATCGCGGCGACTCTCGACGTACTGAGTGGTGGGCGGGCAGTGTGCGGCGTCGGGCTCGCCTGGTTCGAAGCGGAGCACAAGGCGTACGGCTGGCCGTTTCCGCCGGTGAGTGAACGGTACGCATTGCTCGAGGACGCGCTGCAGTTGCTGCCGGTTTTATGGGGGCCAGGCAACAAACCGTTCCACGGCAAGGTGCTCGACGTGCCGGACACCACCTGCTATCCGCGACCACTGCAGGAACACCTGCCGGTGCTCGTCGGCGGGAGTGGCCCGCGAACTCTTCGGCTGGCCGGGCGGTACGCGGACGCGGTGAACGTGTTCGGGGATGTCGCCGCCGTGCGGAAGGCCGCCGGCTACCTCGGCGACAGGCCCGTCGAGCTGACGCACCTCTCGACAACCCTTGTCGGCAAGGACTCTCGGGACGTGGACCAGCTCATCCAGAAGCTGCGGCCGCGCACCGTGAACCCGGCCCGGTACGCCGCCTTGGTGAACGCGGGCACCGTGGACGATCAGATCGGGCGGTTCCGCGAGCTGTCCGAGGCGGGCGTGGCCGAGGTGATGATCAGCCTGCCCGACCTCGAGACGCTCGACGCGGTCGCCGACGTGATCTCAGCCTTCCGGGTGTAG
- a CDS encoding class IV adenylate cyclase, translating to MPIEYEAKVLDIDAEGVAAEILALGGRRVADRAMRRFVYDVAAGDGTRWIRLRDTGTEVTLTVKEIAHDGIDGTTETEVVVSSFETTDSLLRRIGFEPKSYQENRRTSFELYGAQLEIDHWPRIPPYLEIESRSREHVVEVAATLGFPEDQLTGENTIKLYARHGINLNEIPVLRFG from the coding sequence ATGCCGATCGAGTACGAGGCGAAGGTTCTGGACATCGATGCAGAGGGTGTTGCGGCGGAGATCCTGGCGCTGGGTGGACGCCGGGTTGCGGACCGGGCGATGCGGCGGTTCGTGTACGACGTCGCGGCGGGCGACGGCACGCGCTGGATCCGGCTGCGGGACACCGGCACGGAGGTGACGCTGACGGTCAAGGAGATCGCACACGACGGGATCGACGGTACGACGGAGACCGAGGTCGTGGTCAGCTCCTTCGAGACCACGGACAGCCTGCTGCGGCGGATCGGCTTCGAGCCCAAGTCCTACCAGGAGAACCGGCGGACGAGCTTCGAGCTGTACGGCGCACAGCTCGAGATCGATCACTGGCCCCGCATCCCGCCGTACCTCGAGATCGAGAGCCGCTCCCGCGAACACGTCGTGGAGGTCGCCGCCACCCTCGGTTTCCCCGAGGACCAGCTGACCGGCGAGAACACCATCAAGCTGTACGCCCGCCACGGCATCAACCTGAACGAGATCCCGGTACTGCGGTTCGGCTAG
- a CDS encoding DUF2530 domain-containing protein, producing MTEEEQGGAKKRTDPTSQLARGELVHAEVKPLDLSGIPSVITGIALWVVSFVVLLIFHDRLEANGLDWWLWVPVAGFGLGLIGLWYCKRRWSAIQAGHRPATED from the coding sequence GTGACTGAGGAGGAGCAGGGCGGGGCCAAGAAGCGTACCGATCCGACGAGCCAGCTGGCCCGTGGGGAACTGGTTCACGCCGAGGTCAAACCGCTGGACCTGTCCGGCATCCCCAGCGTCATCACCGGCATCGCCCTGTGGGTCGTGTCCTTCGTGGTCCTGCTGATCTTCCACGACCGCCTCGAGGCCAACGGCCTCGACTGGTGGCTCTGGGTCCCGGTCGCCGGCTTCGGCCTGGGCCTCATCGGCCTCTGGTACTGCAAACGCCGCTGGTCCGCCATCCAAGCCGGCCACCGCCCAGCCACCGAGGACTGA
- a CDS encoding MFS transporter, with product MSPTFRAFKVRNFRLYASGAIVSNVGTWMQRVAQDWLVLELTHSGTALGIVTGLQFLPALLFGPYAGLVADRFPKRQVLTCTQIWMASVALFLGGLTIAGVVQPWHVYLLALLFGVGTAFDAPTRQSFVVEMVGRDELSNAVGLNSASFNAARLLGPALAGLLINWIGTGPVILVNGFTYAAVIFSLRMMRVSELHTPKPAGREKGMIRDGMRYLWRRPDLMMVLVAVFFAGTFGLNFQLTSALMATSVFHKGAGEYGILGSVLAIGSLAGALLAARRVRIRARLVIGAALAFGIAEIVSAVMPTYLTFALVLPIVGLASLTMLTSANATMQLSIEPTMRGRVMALYMTVLMGGTPIGSPFIGWIGQVLGARYSLIVGGGLTVIGTVASVLYFSRRRGLAIRPRLLPRPHLEVLPQTELLGDKAVLETPDLHDAGPRVA from the coding sequence GTGAGCCCGACCTTCCGCGCGTTCAAAGTCCGTAACTTCCGTCTCTACGCATCCGGCGCGATCGTCTCGAACGTCGGCACCTGGATGCAGCGTGTCGCCCAGGACTGGCTGGTCCTGGAGCTGACCCACTCGGGGACGGCGCTCGGTATCGTCACCGGCCTCCAGTTCCTGCCCGCCCTCCTGTTCGGTCCGTACGCCGGACTGGTCGCCGACCGCTTCCCGAAGCGGCAAGTACTGACCTGCACCCAGATCTGGATGGCCTCCGTCGCACTGTTCCTCGGTGGTCTGACGATCGCCGGCGTCGTCCAGCCCTGGCACGTGTACCTGCTGGCCCTGCTGTTCGGCGTCGGCACCGCGTTCGACGCCCCGACCCGGCAGTCCTTCGTGGTCGAGATGGTCGGCCGCGACGAGCTGTCCAACGCGGTCGGGCTGAACTCGGCCTCCTTCAACGCCGCCCGCCTGCTCGGCCCGGCGCTGGCCGGTCTGCTGATCAACTGGATCGGCACCGGTCCGGTGATCCTGGTCAACGGCTTCACCTACGCCGCGGTCATCTTCTCGCTGCGGATGATGCGGGTCTCCGAGTTGCACACCCCGAAGCCCGCCGGCCGGGAGAAGGGCATGATCCGCGACGGCATGCGCTACCTGTGGCGCCGGCCGGACCTGATGATGGTCCTGGTCGCGGTGTTCTTCGCCGGCACCTTCGGGCTGAACTTCCAGCTCACCTCGGCGCTGATGGCGACGAGCGTGTTCCACAAGGGCGCGGGGGAGTACGGCATCCTCGGCTCGGTGCTGGCGATCGGCTCACTGGCCGGTGCGTTGCTGGCCGCCCGCCGGGTCCGGATCCGGGCCCGCCTGGTGATCGGGGCCGCGCTCGCGTTCGGTATCGCCGAGATCGTCAGCGCCGTGATGCCGACGTACCTGACCTTCGCGCTGGTCCTGCCGATCGTCGGGCTGGCCTCGCTGACCATGCTGACCTCGGCGAACGCGACCATGCAGCTGAGCATCGAGCCGACCATGCGCGGCCGGGTGATGGCGCTGTACATGACGGTCCTGATGGGCGGTACGCCGATCGGCTCGCCGTTCATCGGCTGGATCGGGCAGGTGCTCGGCGCGCGGTACTCGCTGATCGTCGGCGGTGGGCTGACGGTCATCGGGACGGTCGCCTCGGTGCTGTACTTCTCCCGCCGGCGCGGCCTCGCCATCCGGCCGCGGTTGCTGCCGCGCCCGCACCTCGAGGTCCTGCCGCAGACCGAACTGCTCGGCGACAAGGCCGTCCTCGAGACGCCTGACCTCCACGACGCGGGACCCCGAGTCGCCTAA
- a CDS encoding mycothione reductase: protein MTHYDLVVIGTGSGNTIVNRRFADSKVAIVERGTFGGTCLNVGCIPTKMFVHAADLAATPSESSRYGVDEQLLDVRWTDVRDRIFGRIDPIAAGGSEYRHHNPDNSNVTVYDGTGRFTGFKELTVDNKDGSTSVFSADRFVLATGSRPVVPPIPGLEETGFHTSNTVMRLDELPRRLAIIGSGFVAAEFAHVFASFGVEVTIVARSSVLLRHEDGELAAAYTKVAQEKYDVRLNHETVRVERRNDGSILVGMLNPDGADELIVDELLIAVGREPNSDLLNLDATGVEVDSEARVVVDKYQQTTVDGIYALGDVTTPHQLKHVANHEARVVKHNLLNPDDRIESDHRFVPHAVFSSPQIASVGLTEEEAKDRGIPYVKAVQRYADIAYGWAMEDTTGFAKILADPKTGQIIGCHIIGPQAPTVIQPVIQAMSFELDAYSMARGQYWIHPAMPELIENALLQLDLHPEG, encoded by the coding sequence GTGACCCATTACGACCTGGTAGTCATCGGGACCGGATCCGGCAACACCATCGTGAACCGGCGGTTCGCCGACTCCAAGGTGGCGATCGTCGAGCGCGGAACGTTCGGCGGCACCTGCCTGAACGTCGGCTGCATCCCGACCAAGATGTTCGTGCACGCCGCCGACCTGGCCGCGACCCCGTCGGAGAGTTCCCGGTACGGCGTCGACGAGCAGCTGCTCGACGTCCGCTGGACCGATGTCCGGGACCGGATCTTCGGGCGGATCGACCCGATCGCGGCGGGCGGGTCGGAGTACCGGCACCACAACCCGGACAACTCGAACGTCACCGTGTACGACGGGACGGGGCGGTTCACCGGGTTCAAGGAGCTGACCGTCGACAACAAGGACGGGTCGACGAGCGTGTTCAGCGCCGACCGGTTCGTGCTGGCCACCGGGAGCCGGCCGGTCGTGCCGCCGATCCCGGGGCTCGAGGAGACCGGGTTCCACACGTCGAACACGGTCATGCGGCTGGACGAGTTGCCGCGCCGGCTGGCGATCATCGGCAGCGGGTTCGTGGCGGCCGAGTTCGCGCACGTGTTCGCGTCGTTCGGCGTCGAGGTGACGATCGTGGCCCGGTCGAGCGTGCTGCTCCGGCACGAGGACGGCGAGCTCGCCGCGGCGTACACGAAGGTCGCCCAGGAGAAGTACGACGTACGCCTGAACCACGAGACGGTCCGGGTGGAACGGCGCAACGACGGCTCGATCCTGGTCGGGATGCTGAACCCGGACGGCGCCGACGAGCTGATCGTCGACGAGCTGCTGATCGCGGTCGGCCGCGAACCGAACTCGGACCTGCTGAACCTGGATGCCACCGGTGTCGAGGTCGACAGCGAGGCGCGGGTGGTCGTGGACAAGTACCAGCAGACCACTGTCGACGGCATCTACGCGCTCGGCGACGTGACCACCCCGCACCAGCTGAAGCACGTCGCGAACCACGAGGCGCGGGTGGTCAAGCACAACCTGCTCAACCCGGACGACCGGATCGAGTCCGACCACCGCTTCGTCCCGCACGCGGTCTTCAGCTCGCCGCAGATCGCGTCGGTCGGCCTCACCGAGGAGGAGGCGAAGGACCGCGGGATCCCTTATGTGAAAGCGGTTCAGCGGTACGCCGACATCGCGTACGGCTGGGCGATGGAGGACACCACCGGGTTCGCGAAGATCCTCGCCGATCCGAAGACCGGCCAGATCATCGGCTGCCACATCATCGGCCCGCAGGCGCCGACCGTGATCCAGCCGGTCATCCAGGCGATGAGCTTCGAGCTGGACGCGTACTCGATGGCCCGCGGCCAGTACTGGATCCACCCCGCGATGCCCGAACTGATCGAGAACGCCCTGCTGCAGCTAGACCTACACCCGGAAGGCTGA